DNA sequence from the Zea mays cultivar B73 unplaced genomic scaffold, Zm-B73-REFERENCE-NAM-5.0 scaffold_27, whole genome shotgun sequence genome:
GGCCATGCTGTCTGATAACATGGATGAGAGAAAAATAAGTTTTGTGCTCACAAAAGATCCACCCAGTGATCTAGAGGTAAGCATAACTCCCATCAAGCGTCCAAGACAGCGAACAAATGTTGATGAAGAAACTATAGAAGTGTCGATTGATGCATATAAGGAGTGGCTTGCAATACTACAACATGATAATCCAGAAACGGGTAAGTTAAGATGTCAAACTCATTACATTAAATACATGATATGTTATAGTTTCCACAGTTAAACTTACATATTGTTTAAGTGCAGATTTAATGGATGACTTCAGGGAGGATACGATCAAAACATATAAAGAATGGTTAAGGCATCAAGGCGATCTTCCAGATATCTGTAATTTCTTTTATTTACAGCCTACTAACATATAGTCTATATTTTCGCAAATTGTTAGAGATGTAACTGATGCCTATGCTATCCGCAGTATTGTATGAACGACAAAGCAATGATGACCTAATATTATCAGATGAAGAAATTCATGGCAGCAGCAAACCTACTACTAATTGGCCATCTCATGCTAGACGTCATAGGAAAAGAGATCCTGGTATTTTTTACTAAGAGTGTTTTTTATTCAAATGTTGCAATCTTCTACTTTGAATATTTCTACCCATTCAGATGTTATTGGTATATATGTAGATAACGATGGAGTCTTTAAAAAGGAGGGGCGTGGTACCCTTAAGGGTATAGCAGCAGCCACCAAGCGGATCAAGAACGGTGATCACAAACTTAAGATTGAATTTTCATCTAAGCTTGGAGGTCCTGTAGGACCAAACGCTCGCACTTTTGTGGATGAAATCGTATTGTTTACAAAGAAAAAGGCACCACTCATTGGAGTGAAAAAGTGGAAAGATATAGAGCTCAATGTTAGATCTTCTATAGCCTCTGACGTACTGGTATGTGAAATTTCTTTACTTGAGCCCTAACAGTTAGCTAGAACTATTAGTGGTCTACTATTCCCAAATTACTAGACAATTAACCTTCTCTTTATATCAAAACTGAAACAGCGAAGGTGGGAGTTTCTAACCAATGAGGACGCGCATGAAAAGATCTGGTCTATTGCTAAGGAGAGATACAAAGGATGGCGATCAACGTTAAGCTCAACATACAAGGCATACAATAGTTATGCTGAAAGGATGAAAAACAAGCCTGAAGATGTAGACATCGTCGAGTGGCATTACATGGTGTTGTATTTTGGATCTGAGAAATTCCAGGTTTGCTATTTCATTTCCTTTACTTTAACGATTGGCACTTGCATAATATGGATGATTCTAGCGATTTATTTATTAATTCATTTCCAACTATTATTATTTTCTAGAAAATAAGCAGCCGGAACTCGGAAAACCGTCAGAAACAAAGAACGAAGCATATAATGGGTTCTAGAACTTTTTCCCAAATAAGCTTTCAACAGGTAATGATATGACCACTACTTTATTTTCCATGATTAATGACAAACTTGTATGATACATTCTTCACATTACAGAGAGATCCAGAAACTGGTATAGAACCAACCGATCTATCCCTTTGGATGATTACTCATTGTAAAAATGATGAATGGTCGGAAGAGGCTTCACGTGGCATTTATGTGAGTAAATCACAAAGCTTACTACTAAAACATACTTTAAAATACTCGGCATcaattcttatttgaattgagctAACTTGAACTATATTGTTCTTTTCAGGAGAACGCAGCTGAGAAAATTGCTGAGAAAATATATCAAACAGAAAAATTTTATCTAACAAGAGAAGAGGAAAATGCTATTTTCCAAACAACATTCAAGGAAACAACAGGATGTAAGGCAAACAGACTTCATGGTCATGGGTACCTATCAAGATATCCAACAAGAAGTCAAGTGATGGAATCAAAGTTCCTCGAACAAGCTCGTGCCACGGTTGCAACCAACCAAAAAAACATTGAACTCGAAAGTCAGGTCCAGTTGTTAAATGAAAAACTTGCGTGTGAGGTTGCAGAACGAGAAAGAATACTCCAGGAAAAAATGCAAGCactgcaagaagaagaagaaaaaaaaagacaagtgcttagagaagaaatgaggcaagaaatggttgctgcccttgctgttgTAGCACAACAGGTATAAAATTTGATATTTGTATTTTTACCATCATTGCTATTAGAAACTTTTGCAACATAAATTGTTTGATCAATTGTTTAATGCAGAGCAACCGTGAAAGCACCACTCCAATCGATCCTTCTTCCGTTGTCCCTACTAAACCTCCTGAATTCATCCCAGCTGATTCTCCTGCACCTGCACCAAGTAGTGCAAACAACGTTCGTACACCAGACACAAACAATAAGAAAGACAATATGCCAGCAAACTATATTAGCTCTTACACTCTAAGGAATGCTGTGACAAGACGTGTGCAGGCAAGGGGCAACAAAAGAAGCGAATGTGTATGGAATGCAAATGTTCTTGTATTATGATCATATAAACTGTTTTACAACATTTTTttgatagttttgtttttgtaatcCTGGATATGATAATAGGTACAATCCGCAAGTGCAAGCGAGAAGCAAGGTAGATCAACTTAAGAAGCTCTATCAAAGTGTGTTTAAGGTATGTCCACaatctttttttatttcttttgtaGTTGTGCATGCAATGGATTTTAGTAGCCTAAACAGATTTTAGTTAACCATATGAGCAGTACACATGTTTGTGGCTCTGTGCAGCATGCTTATTTGGTAGCCTGTTTTCGCTCTTGTTAGGCTGGTGCTGCAGCTGCCTTCTCTGGTAGAGATAGAGTAGAACGCTTGCTGCTGCGTGCTTCCTGTTTGCTGCGTGCTACTGTTTGTTGCTTGCCGCTGCTAGCTGCGTGCTGCTgcgtgttgttgttgctgcttgtTGCATGCTGCGTGTTGCTACTTGCTGCTTGCTGATGGTTGCTACTGTTTGTTGCTTGCCGCTGCTAGCTGCGTGCTGCTACATGTTGTTGCTGTTGCATGCTGCATGTTGCTGCTTGCTGCTtgctgctgctgatgctgctTGCTAGGAGTTGTGCTGTAGCTGTAGCTGTAGGCACTACAGTTGTAGTCTTTCACTAATGA
Encoded proteins:
- the LOC103652027 gene encoding uncharacterized protein codes for the protein MTTQGGLQPTSNEANMCTNDNGSQLGTRIVDEIMAGKNVFFDLPDKLTGEIWTLKFHCIGAQPGKEIVTVNIDKAYVAFYNVVYIKSKLGYSGRDFLFYKKRCGIDRSRLLALDYIHQEEAMLSDNMDERKISFVLTKDPPSDLEVSITPIKRPRQRTNVDEETIEVSIDAYKEWLAILQHDNPETDLMDDFREDTIKTYKEWLRHQGDLPDILLYERQSNDDLILSDEEIHGSSKPTTNWPSHARRHRKRDPDNDGVFKKEGRGTLKGIAAATKRIKNGDHKLKIEFSSKLGGPVGPNARTFVDEIVLFTKKKAPLIGVKKWKDIELNVRSSIASDVLRRWEFLTNEDAHEKIWSIAKERYKGWRSTLSSTYKAYNSYAERMKNKPEDVDIVEWHYMVLYFGSEKFQKISSRNSENRQKQRTKHIMGSRTFSQISFQQRDPETGIEPTDLSLWMITHCKNDEWSEEASRGIYENAAEKIAEKIYQTEKFYLTREEENAIFQTTFKETTGCKANRLHGHGYLSRYPTRSQVMESKFLEQARATVATNQKNIELESQVQLLNEKLACEVAERERILQEKMQALQEEEEKKRQVLREEMRQEMVAALAVVAQQSNRESTTPIDPSSVVPTKPPEFIPADSPAPAPSSANNVRTPDTNNKKDNMPANYISSYTLRNAVTRRVQARGNKRSECVQSASASEKQGRST